Within the Pan troglodytes isolate AG18354 chromosome 2, NHGRI_mPanTro3-v2.0_pri, whole genome shotgun sequence genome, the region ttcagtgtctgaattattttttgagtgtcgttttttaaaaaagtatccttttttaatgcaaataatgcatttgtgttttctttgccCCAGTTTGTCTGTGACATCAACTGGAGCAATAGTAGCTTATACTTCATTTCACTGTAATTTCTTTTAATTGACCTCTGATTCTCTCTGGCAAATAATTGTGATATGGTTCGAGGGATGTTTGTTTAAGACAGTGGATGAGATTGAGTTGTAAGTAATTTCTTGTTGGTACTAGTTCATATTTTTATGGTTAAATATAGACCTAATGGCTGGTCAAGGACAAAAGAGCTTCACCTTTAACCTCTAAAAATCAtgagttcttttattttaatggcctgtgtattagtccattctcatgctgctataaagaactacctgagactgggtaatttataagagcTGTGCAAAGCCATAGAGACATGTAATCATATGAAATTTTGAGAGATATGAGGTACTGGAAAAAgtacaatgtataaaaagaaaagaaaagatgggatGGAGGTAGGCTGTGGATGGATTGCAAAGTACCTTCTGTGCAGGTCCAGGAAAATATAGACTTTATCCTGTAGGTAATGGGCAACCCTTCAGACATTTTAAGGAAGGTAGTCATTTGAGAAAAAAGCACTTTGGAGTGGCTCAGAATCAAACTTACTTACTTACTAGCTGTATACCCTTGGACTTGGTGCTTAAcatttctgaacttcagtttttacatctatgaaatggggataatttGGACTGAGAATCCCCTGGATTGTGAGTGACTTAATCACTCAGCAAACATTATTGATTGAGTATCTGTTATACGTAATATCCAGATAAATTCTACAGGGAAGGGAAATATAGTAGGATGAACCTACAAAGGTAAGAAAAGCCAGATGTTGGTTCACAACCCTTCCAAAACTTAGCACATTTTCCTCTCACACCTATTCTTACTCTTGTGTTGTCTGTCATTATAGTGGTACCCTAAGAGAGACGCCTGGGAATCCTTATTAtaacgtctttatctccaaccagTTATCAAATCCaacctgttttccttttaaatattctttgacTACATCTTCTTGTCTCTATCCCTGTTGCCAAAGCCTTGGATTGGGCCCTTACCTCTCATCTGGACTCTGCAGTAGTTCACTTTTCCTCttctaattcatttctttttcatcagaaagttctcattttaaataatacCAGCCATGCACCGAGCCCTTGCTAACTGTCAAATGACTACTGAAGCTCTGCATTATGTCAGGTTATTACAGTAAGCTTTTGGTTTGTGACTGCCAGGCCAGGAGTTGAGGCTTACCCTCTCTTTTGTTGGCTACAAGCAAAGTATGTCAGCTGCAGCCTCCCCATGCCTTTCCTCACTAGTTGCCTCAGATCTGCTTCCTTGTTCTTTGTTGTGCTGTCTTCTGATGGATGCTTTGGTCATTCTGTTCATCTACTGTTTGCTGAAACCCAAAGCTTTTTTGTACTTCTATTAACAGTTAACCAGTTCACCCTAAGGAGACTGTACGCAGACCAGCCTCCCACATTTGTGTTAGGGGTATGTTACTACTCATATGAGATTTGAAGCCttctttttccccaaaaaatGGTCGATCTCAGATTTTAATAAGGTGCCCCTTTTCTCAACCCCCATAGAGGTACCTTTTATATTCACTGTGAAACTGTCATTCAAATGAATCTACTCCTGGTCTTTAACTTTTTTTGCACTTCTACCCCAATAAGAGGCTGTCTTGCAGTGGGGAGGAAtgcattttttgtgttttcttgttcttcccattttatcctctttttgtttatttggaatCTGACTATCCATGAATAAGATGGACTTTGAGATCTGCCTGTAAGTACACAGGCTGAAGTTGAATATCTGTATCCCAGTACTTACCACCATGCTTTGTGCATGTTAGGTCACTTTTGTCACACATAGCTTTACCATCACACAGGTAGTAAATTTCCTGTGCTGCCTTTCTTCTGTGCATGTGACAATTGGTAGTTGAGAAGAGCATGAACTCACctatttgttattttgtttttggtgcTCTAGGTCAGGATGGCTAACTGGTTGGCTCCCCACATGGTGCCCTACGTCTACATCACACCTTAAAGAAGCTGAAGAGAAGATGTTAAAATGTAAGGCTTTCTTCTTGTAAGTTAAATGAGCTGTGTACTAAGATAGGTCCAATATATCTCATTGCCCTGAAACTGGAGGTAAGATTCTGTGGTGTGTTCATTGTTGgcaaaataacttttttccttttccttgtcaTTAGAAAGTACAGAAATGAATGTCGGGGGCTGGCAGGTAGGAGTTCTAAAACTTTTTGGTCTTGGGCCCCTGTTATACTCTTAAATTAGTAAGGACCCCAAGGAGATTTGTTTATGGGCTTATTatcaatatttatcatttctaatacaattagaaattaaaattgaataatcaaaaatgttaatttattaatttctttaaaaataatagtaaacccattacagattaaaataaataaaatttgtaccaaaaaaagagaaaaaatactttccaaacattgtttacatgtttacaaatctctttaatgtctagcTTGACATAAGGTTGCTGCTTCTGCTTTCAGTCTGATGGGTAATCACATATGTGACTTCTGGAAGACTACTTTATACCTATTagagaatgagagtgaaaaaTAGAAAGTCTTAGTATTatgatgaaaatagttttgacttcCTGGATCTCCTCAAAGAGTCTCAGGGACACCCCCCTGACTCTGCTTGAGACTATGCTTTGAGAACAGATTCTAGGTGTTTCAGAGCAAGCAGCCTTGTATAGTGGAAGTACTAGACTGGACCCAGGTAACTTGGTCTAGGCCCAGATCTGCCACTAGGTGGTTACAagatcttggacaagtcactttgcTCAGCTTCTCATTTCTTATAAAATGAAGGGGTAGGATTCTTATAAAATGAATGGGTCCATAGAATTCCTTCTAGTTCTAGCATTCTAGGATTCTATATTTATAGTGGTGTGGAAgccccttttttttccttcttatgagCACTAAAATTTACCCAAACTTGTACCATCAGGGCATTCCAAGGTATCTGTGGGTGTAGTTCTAAGTAGTGGTACTTATTGTGCAATTTTGTTCTGCTAATTCTACTTAAAGGAGTGGATTAGGTAGTACCATTCATATTCATGTGTTATTTTTGTATGTAGGTGCAGGTGTTTGTACATGCctgtttttcattctctttaccACTAATGAATTTGTTTGTGCATTTGAATGATTCAGGAGTAAGTGGCCATAACTGGATATATCCTTAGGAAGGGATAATTAACCATctttcatgaaatttttttttttttttttgagatggagccttgctctgttacccaagctggagtgcagtggcacaatctcagctcactgcaacctctgcctcctgggttcaagcaattctcctgcctcagcctcccaagtagctgggattacaggcacctgccaccatacccagctaatttttgtatttttagtagagatggggtttcgccatgttgaccaggctagtcttgaactcctgacctcaggtgatccacctgcctcggcctcccaaagtgctgtgattacaggcatgagctaccacgcccagttaTTACATGGATTTTTAACATGATAATGAACTTCTATTCCATATACTTGGGTAAACTTGCTCTCTACAAAACTAAGAAAGATGTCATTGtgatttaccaaaataaaaaaattcttatcaGGAGGTAAAAAAGGGGTGCTAGATTCTCAATTCATGCATTTAACAGACATAATGATTCCCTTCCTTTTGGTTCTAGGGATGCAAATAGGAATGTGAATTGGTCTCTGCTTTAGTGTCAGACATGAAAGTAAGCTACGGTGGAGTGAGTTCTCTAATAGTTATACAGATGGTTTTTATGGGAATACACAGACGTGTGTGTTCAAAATGCTGAAGTGGTTTGGCTTGGCACTTAAGCCAAAGCAGCCACTTTTCTAAACTAGTGGTATTTCCCCCAACTTGAGGGCTTGTGCTCTATTAATATTCTGAATGAATGTTAGGTTTCTTCTTTGCTGCCACTATGTGGATACAAAACATGATATTATTTCTTTGGTTAAAAGGCAGAAACTCCTGTTTCTTCAGTGTCTTGTTTACTGTATATGAATATGCATAAATAATTAAGGGGTATATCAAAAATGCAGCTGTTCAGTTGATagttaaatataaatgatttcaaatttaatttcatttttaggcAATTTTTGGGAGTGTTTAAAGTATTTAGTCCCACAACATTAAAGGTAAAAAAGAGTTTTGGTCTATAAAATTGTGACTATTTGCTTTTTCTAGGAGATTACTAGAGTTGGACCCAAGTTACCTGGTGTGTCATGCTGAGGAGTTCCTACAATACTTTCTCAACCTTTTTTTGAAATGACTTAAGGTTTCACTTACATGTTTAACATAGATACCAGTAATCCTTCCCTAAATTCATGACtactttttaaggaaaaatgatGCCTTTAAGCCTGACTTCAACTCAAAGTTAACCAAAGAATACCACCTTGAAATTGTAGAACACCTGACAGTATTCTACAAATTCTCTGCAAAGCTAGAGACCTTAAAATAATGGGTTCGGTAACCACTAAGTTCCTTTTCACTTCTAGGAGTATAATACCCTCATTTGACAGATGTGGAAAGAAGTTAGAAGGTAATATGACTTGCCAAAGACCTTGACCACAGGTTACTTGAGGTTTGTCTGAGGTAGGTCTTCCCCCTTAGGTGTAAAACATGGTCATTTAGGATTATTTACTTCAATAAaatgtgtactttttaaaaatagctgacaATAAAAGCTAAAATCATGAGATTGGATACTAGATGATTTGTAATTTTTGGTTGCTCTGAGAATACTTCCCTTCTCAGaagtaataaaatgaaacagaatttctcttttatgttttcattagGTGTGCCTTGCACATACAAAAAAGAACCTGTTCGTATAtctaatggaaataaaatatggaCACTGAAGTTCtctcataatatttcaaataagACTCCACTTGTCCTTCTCCATGGTTTTGGAGGAGGTCTTGGGCTCTGGGCACTGAATTTTGGAGATCTTTGCACCAACAGACCTGTCTATGCTTTTGACCTATTGGGTTTTGGACGAAGTAGTAGACCCAGGTTTGACAGTGATGCAGAAGAAGTGGAGAATCAGTTTGTGGAATCCGTTGAAGAGTGGAGATGTGCCCTAGGATTGGACAAAATGATCTTGCTTGGGCACAACCTAGGTGGATTCTTGGCTGCTGCTTACTCGCTGAAGTACCCATCAAGGTAAGTGGTGGTGACAGAAGAGAGGGATTATAACTGTGCTTCCAAGTACCAGACTCTAGTTCCCATCTTTGGTGGTTGTTAGTGTCTGAGCCACAAGGCAGACATTCTCTTAAAGGACCCTATAGACCACACCACAACTGATAACCAATATAGTAGCTGAAATAATCATGTCAGATCTTCCTATTACACGTACTACATGTTAATAGGCTTGGGAAAGGGGTTTCTATTTGTTAAGCTTAGAATTGTAGAAACTTTAATGTATAATTTTAAGCcacaagtaaaaattatttattattattatcattaaaccTATGAATCCAGCAGGCTTTGTCTAATGTTTTCTAAGTTATAGTAAGCTGTACGGGGAAACCAGAAGGTTAGAAGATGTAGGTACTAGTGCTAGCTCTATGACTTagagcaaatcacttaacctctaacctttagttttcttttacctAAACTATAGAAAATACAACTTCATAGCATATATCCCAGGGTTTTTTATTATAACATACCCTAACCTTTCTCATTATAAAACATTGAATTAATGAACATTTGCTTCAAAGTCTTTCTAGCATCATCtcctttctttaactttttttttttttttaagagatagaagctcgctctgtcacccaggctggagtgcagtgacatgatctcggctcactgcagcctccgcctcccaggcccaagcaattcttctgcctcagcctttgaatagctgtgactataggtgcatgccaccacactcagctaatttttgtagttttagtagagatggggtttcgccatgttcgccaggctggtctcaaactcctgacctcaagtgatccacccccctcggcctcccaaagtgctgggatgacagacctgagccactgcacccagcccctttaccttatttttaaatgctatttactGTTATTCATGTTACTACTCTGAGAGAGGGTCACATTTAAGTGctaagaaaacaggagaaaaactcATCTTTGTTTTGATCATCTTTtggaaagaaacaacaaaaaatgaatacAGCATTTTTGTGTTGCCAGTGTATTTTTCCATTGGACTGATTTTTAAATCCAAAATTGCAACTGATTTTGACTTTGAGGTCCGTGAGTGAGACATGGGATGATGGTCATTTCAGAGTGCCTGTATGTACCTATAAGATCTCCCCATTGCATAACTCTGGGTGTGTGTTCAACACAGAATTTGATGTGTGAAGCAGCAGCCCTGTGTACCTGAGGTTCTCTTCCTCTGGAACAGCCACTTTTTCTCTATAGACTCTTTATCTAAACTTTAGCATTTACACCTGATTTTTCTGATCTCATGGTCCTATATGTGCTAGACAATAATAGTCCTGTCAACTGGCGGAcctgttctttaaaaagaaacgCAAATTTTCTTCTCCTGGTTGGCATTTTGGGgttactttctttattttattttattttattttatttttttgagccggagtctcactcggtcgcccaggctggagtgcagtggcgcggcatctcggctcactgcaacctccgtctcccaggttcaagcaattctcctgcctcagcctcccgagtagttgggattacaggagcccgccaccacactggctaatttttgtatttttagtagagacagggtttcaccatgttggccaggctggtctcaaactcctgacctcaggagatccgcctgccttggcctcccaaagtgttgggattacaggcatgagccaccgcacccgctgGTGTTACTTTCTTTTATTGTGTCCTACTCTTAGTGACAAACACCTATTTGCATTTATGGTGAAAGGAGAAGGAAGTAGATGCTTTTCTGGTACAAGTCAACAGGGCTATTTGTGGGAGTTGAACTTCCTTTGTTTTTTATCAGGTGTGTATTATGTCTGTGTCTGTCTTGTGGTATTTATTCTCTGAAGATGTGACATGGAACTCTGCAGGCTAGACCTTGGTCATTAAACCCTAAGTCTTAGAATCCTGACCCTTCATAGCTCTCTACTGATAAGGTCAGTTGGCAAGAGTTTCATTTGCAATTGTGAACTGCTCTAAAGAAATAGGGGGGCTTCAGGGATTCAGAAGGGAATCAacactttaaaaacattataaaagagAATAGCAAAAGGTATCTAAAAACGAAGCTAGTGATTCCTGCATTGGactaataatattttagaaaatggtttttgaatgtttgtgtctaaTGCTAGAAATAAAACTAGAGTACTGTCTCAGGACCAAGAATCATAAGTAGTAGCAGTAGATGGATATGAGAATGCTTGAAATAATTAGCCTGTCTAAATTTGGCTGGTTGCCAACAAAATTTTGAACTGTACAGAGTGTATTGAATATTCAAGCTTATATTCTTGACTGCATAAAacttaaattattaaatacaggttaatttcaaaataatgatgtTTTCTGGATTTTCAGATATCTCAAATCATGATTATGTCCAGTCAGTCAGAACACCATGGTTGGCACATAGTGGCTGCctagtaaatatttcttgaataggTGATTTTGAAAAAGAGAATTATAAGCTAAGTTCACCTTTTAGCTAAcaattttatgttcttttctctgttcttctcttTGCATTTTGCATGGAAGTATCAAGAGATAAGAGCTGGTCATGTCAtatctttctaatttatttttgggAGAAAAATTAGTTTCAGATATGCAAGCATAAGCAGGCAAAGATTTCAGTTTTATGCCTTTTGCCCAGTTAGTCTACATCTTAAGTTAGTATAGCATAAAAACAAGTTACCGTGGAAATAAAGAGATcattctgtgtgtatgtgtgagagaaaGGTATTAGTGcgaatgtttcttctaacatttacacacacacacgtatatacataacatacatgaatattttacagaattaaaTTGACCAGCCATTTAAACCAACAACTTTAGTTAGTTTAGAAGTGTGTTAAATCtactaaataaaagtaaaattttatagtttactTTTTCCCTGTTCTAATAGACCAGATAATACCCCACTGTAGCATATAATATAGGAAGACTGGAATTAACAATCTCACGGGCTTCCCCTTCTCCCTAGCTTTTTTCCTTCATTGCTTTTCAGGATGGCTTCCCTGGAAGCACTTCTCTTTAAATGGAGAGGACAGGGAAAAATGAGTATCTCTTGTCTTTTCTGCAAGGTGC harbors:
- the ABHD5 gene encoding 1-acylglycerol-3-phosphate O-acyltransferase ABHD5 isoform X2, whose product is MAAEEEEVDSADTGERSGWLTGWLPTWCPTSTSHLKEAEEKMLKCVPCTYKKEPVRISNGNKIWTLKFSHNISNKTPLVLLHGFGGGLGLWALNFGDLCTNRPVYAFDLLGFGRSSRPRFDSDAEEVENQFVESVEEWRCALGLDKMILLGHNLGGFLAAAYSLKYPSRVNHLILVEPWGFPERPDLADQDRPIPVWIRALGAALTPFNPLAGLRIAGPFGLSLVQRLRPDFKRKYSSMFEDDTVTEYIYHCNVQTPRLFLGQDIMYMQINQKNSTRK